TGGCGGTGGTGTTTATACGAATTGTACATTTACTAAGTGCGATTTCCGCAAAGGATATTTTTATCAGCCAGTAATGACTGGTTGTTTTTTTGATGAATGTAAATTCAAAGGCGCTGATTTTAAAGCCAGTTGCTTTGAGGACTGTAAATTTAAAGGCAAACTCGAAGATGTCATCTTTCACGGTAAATACGTGAGTGATTTAACTGAGGGTGCCGGCATCAACACTATGAAAAACATAGATTTTTCACTATCCACATGGAAAGAGATTTGCTTTGATGACTGTGATCTTTCATCTTGCACACCGCCGGCGGGTAAAACATTCGATGAATTGCTTTCTCCCTCTCCATATCATAGTGATAAAAATTATCTATGCTCAGACATTGTGGAGTAACAACAGGCGTAACAGGGAGTATAGGGCATCAAAGAAGTGCAAACATTGCGTAATGATAAATCAATGCCTTCCGCGGGTGCGCTTCGCTTACCCGCGCTACGCCGCATATGTGGCATATTTTTCTGTAGGGTGGGTAAGCCTGCGCACCCACCATTGATTAAACCCGCGGGTGCGCTTCGCTTATCCGCGCTACAAATACATATCAGATTTAATATCCCATGCCGCATTTACTCACGCCGCCTTCACCACGCCTTTCAATAACGCGTAATCATACAACCGGTCGCGGGCGATGTTTTTCATTTTCACTTCGCACATAATGTCGAAATCGGTGAAAGAGAGCGCCCAGTCGTTCAGCGTGCTGTTGAAATAATAGTCTGAATGCGCGCGTAGTTTAGTTTTGGGAATGCCGAGCTGTGATTGTTCAGGGTATCCCTGTTCCGGGATCAGCCCTTCCTGAGAGATGGAATAATGCAGAACCGGGCGCACGCCGCGCCATGACGCTTTTATTTGTTCAATGCGCGGATCGTCCGGCATAATAAACGCGTTCTCTTTCACCCAGTGGTGGTGAATATCCAGCACAATCGGGCAGAGCGCTTGCGCCTGTAACACATCGTCCAGCGAACAGGAGATCTCATCGTTCTCCACCGTCAACATCCGCTGCGCCTGCGGGCTCAACCGGCCAAACGCTTCGCGAAAACCCTCGAAACCGCGCTTGCCGTTCATATGAATATTAATTTTGAAATCCTGAAACTGCTGGCCGTAACCCATCATTACCGCGCAGAGGGCGTGATATTCCACATCCTCGATAGCCCGATCGACAACATCAGGATTATCTGACGCTAAAACGGAATACTGTCCGGGATGAAAGGAGAGGCGGATATCATGCGCGCGGGCAAACTCGCCGCAGCGGGTAAATAACGGCGCCAGGTCCGTTAAAAATTCTCCATAGACAGGGCCTGCCTCCGGCACGGTATAGAGCGGCAGGAGATCGCTGCCGATACGCATCATCCTTAACGCCGCAGGTAACTGCGCAAGCTGCTCCAGCGTCAGATACAGGTTGTTGAGATTCGTCTGCGCGAGCTGCGATAACAGCGTCAGACGCGGCTCATGGCCGAGACTTAAAAAGCGGGTGCGGGTTGTCGATTTAAAGGGAAATTCCTGTTTGAGCCCTGAATCTAAAAATTTACACGCGAAACCTAATTTCATGCACCCTCCGGTTGTCAGTGATTTCAGTGTAGCAGGCTGTAAAGCGGGCGTTTTGTTGGGTTGTGGAGCGTAAGTTTAAGCAGAACCGTTATACTGTCCGTTTGCCGCGACCAAGCCGCGCTTTCACTGACGTATCAGAATCAACTTATGAAATTACTCTCCTGGCGCATTATTCTTCCTGTTATCGCCTGCGCCGCGATGGCGTACTGGTGGCTTACGCCGCATTTCAGCGATGAAGACAAGGCGTATTACGCCTCGGTTTTCTGCACGATCCAGACAGAAAAGCCCGATAACTGGGCCGCGAGCATGGAAAACGTAATTGAAGGCAGCAACAACGACTACGCGCTGCAACGCCAGCACTACTCCGCTGCGCTTGCCCAAAAAGTCATCAGCACCTGGCAGGGGCTGGATAACACGACGCGCGACGCGCTCGCGAGCGCGCCGCAAACCTGCGGCGAACAACTTGCTCGCCTGATGCGCTGATCATGCGCCAGCGGGCGGCTACACTCAGTGGAGGATATTTACTTCGCTGAGGTCGCCTTGCTGTCCGGACATAAATTTCTCGCCCTGAGCGGGTTTTCGCTCATAGCCGCCGCCTACGGGCTGGCGCGTTTCTCCTGGGGATTACAGTTACCTGACGTTATCCGGGATATTCCCATGTCGCCGACGCGGGTCGGCGCGCTTTCGGCGGCGTCGTTCGCGGCCTATGGCGTGGCGAGTGTGGCGTCGTCGTTTTGTACGGCGCGCACCGGGCCGCGGCTGCCTGCGCTGCTCGCCGGGCTCTTCGCGATTATCGGGTTGATTGTGCTTTCACAAGCGTCCGGGCCGCTCTGGCTCGCCGTGGGGGTCGTGTTTGCCGGGATGAGTTCCGGGCTGGTCTCGCCGCCGATGGCTGAAGCGGTGAACCGCGATGTGACACCGGCGCAGCGCCCTGGCGTCAACACAGTGATCAATGCCGGAACGGGCGGGGGCATCATTTTATCCGCCCTGGCCGTACTGCTGATGCCGGGCCACTGGCGTGAGATCTGGCTGCTCTTCGCCGCGCTCGCCGTCATCCCAACGCTCATGACGTGGCGCGCCATGCCCGCCGCGCCGGCGGGCGAGCGTGCGTCGCTTAAATCCCAGCTTGCAGCGCTCCGGCGGCCCGCGCTGCGCCCGCCGCTGATTATCGCGCTGCTCAGCGGCGTGGTGAGCGCGGCGTACTGGTCCTTCGGGCCGCTGATGTTTCAGTCGCAGGCGGGGATGGAAGGCCGCGACGTCACGCTGCTCTGGCTTGTCACCGGCGTGGCGGGATGCTTTGGCGTATTAACGGGCGTGCTGATTGGGCGCGTCGGGATCAATAACGCCCACCGTTTAATGCAGCTTCTTACGCTAGCCGCGTTCGGACTGCTGGCGCTGTCGGCCTCCTGTCCCTGGCTGTGCTGGGGCGTGGCGGCGCTCTATGGTTTTGCCTATATCACGCTCTCCGGCGTCCTGCTGGTCAGCGGTGTCGCGGCGACGGGGGAGTTTCCGGCGGCAGGCCTCGGCGCGGTGTTTCTGCTGCTCGCTATTGGTCAGATGGCGGGGTCCGCGCTTTTTGGCGTGCTGCTGGATACCTTAAGCGCCGTTCCCGCGCTCGGTATTTTCGGGGCGCTGGCCATACTCGCGCTCTGTTTACCGGCGGAACAAACGCCAGCGCGTCACCCGGATATATGCTCAAGAAAGCAGGCGGCACGCCGATAAACATCTTATAAAGCCGCGCCTTAATGGCGTGAGCGTAAGCGCAATACCTCGGGAGCTTACGCCTGGCTTGCGGTTCTGCCGGCGGAGCGCCGGAAGAGTATATCCAGGAATGTTTTAGTGCCGGTCGAACAAGCAGCGCACCGCTGTAATGGACGTCGAAAAAACGAAACCGGAGGTTGAAATGTATTCCTTCATAGCGCGTCAGCCTATCTTTGATGCGTCGCTGAACACGGTGGCTTACGAGTTACTCTACCGGGACGGGCTGACCAACGCCTTTCCGCCCGTCACCGCCGAGTTCGCCACCAGCCAGCTGCTTGCCGATCATTTTCTGGTGACGCCGTTACAGCGTTTGTCCGGGAAACATACGTCGTTTATCAATTTCCCGTATGAAATGATCGTCAACGGGCTGGCGCAATCGCTGCCGCGCCAGAATGTCGTGATAGAGATTCTTGAGAACAGCGTGCCGGATAACGCGCTGTTTACCACCGTGCGGGAGATGTATGAGCAGGGCTACTGCTTCGCGCTGGATGATTTTACGCTGGAGAGCGAGTGGAGCCGTTTTTTGCCCTACATCAGCGTCATTAAGTTCGATATTCAGTCCACAAGCCTTGAGCAGATCAAAGCGTTTCTGAAAGCGCATCCGAATCTGCGCTGCAAGCTGCTCGCCGAAAAAGTCGAACGGCGCGAAGAGCTTGACCAGTATCTGCAGCTCGGCTTTCACCTGTTCCAGGGCTATTTCTACAGCAAGCCGGAACTTATCAAGACCAAAAAGCTTCCTGAACAAAAAGTCTTTATCCTGGAGCTTATCCGTGAGGTCAACGCGGCGCGCCCGGATATGGCGAAGATCGAAAAGCTGATCAGCCGCGATGTGGCCATCACCTATAAGCTGATGCGCTACGTCAATAACATCAAATATCAGCATAACTTTCACGCTAACGCTGAATCGTTGCCGTTTCGCAGCATTTTCGCGTTTCTTGGGCTCTATGAGCTGAAAAGGTTCATCACGATCCTCGCCGTGACGCACATCAGCGATCCGTCGGTGAGCGAGCTTTATAACGTCAGCCTGGTGTACGGGCGCTTCTGTGAGCTGGCGGCGCACCGTATCGGCGGCGTAAGTGAGGACGACGCGTTTATCGCCGGGCTGTTCTCGCGTCTTGATGCGATTATGGATATCCCGATGGATACGCTGCTGGAGCAAATCTACGTCTCGAAGGAAGTTAAAAAAGCGCTGCTTAACCGCGAGGGCGTACCGGGGGCGCTGGTGCGGCTGTGCGAGGAGTTTGAGCGCGCCGACTGGCCGGAAGTGGTGAATGTGGCGCAGGAGCTGAACCTTAGCGAGCGGGATATCATCGATATGACCCATGAGGCGGTGAAATGGGGCGACACCATTATCTGATTTTTTCCGCGGGCGGCCCGGATGACGCCGCCTGCGCGCCATCAGGCTAAAACACGGTTTCGATTATTCCGTCATTCTCTCGCATCTTGACTACGCTTTTACAGGCACGCTGACGTGCGGCGCCTGGGCGCTGCCGTCGCTGGTTCTGGATGACTTCAGGAGACGGATATGCACCCCCACACGACCGCACGATCCCCGGCAGCAGCCGTGGCGCTTTATGAACTGCTCAATCCCATTCCTTTAGGCTTCTTCACGGCCGCCTGGATTTTCGACATCCTGTACATGAAAAGTTACGTGCAGATGTGGACCGATGCCGCCAGCTGGCTTATCGCCATCGGCCTCGTTATCGCCATTATTCCGCGCCTGATTAGCCTCGGGCAGATCTGGCCGGGCCGCCGCCATCTGCATGGCCCGGCGCAGCGGCTGCACTTCTGGCTGAATCTGCTGGCGATTGTGCTGGCCATTTTCAACGCCTTTATCCATAGCCGTGATGCCTATGCCGTGGTGCCTGCGGGCGTCATTCTCTCAACGCTGGTCGTGGCGCTGCTGCTGCTGGCGAATGTTCAACTCGCGTTACGCCAACGCGCTGCTTAAGGAGAAGCCCGCATGAACAATATTCATCGTCTCGCGCTGGCCGTCTCGCTGGGCGCTCTGCTTAGCGGCTGTGATAACAGCGCCACACTCGATCCGCAAAAACAGGTCGGGCCAAACCCGGAACTCCCGGAGGCGAAAAACTTCCTGCTGCCGCCGATGCAGGTGCCGGAAGGCGTCGCCTGGAAAGAGGGCGAAAAGCCGAAGGTGGCGCAGGGGCTGAAGATTGAGAAAATCGCCGACGGGCTGATGCATCCGCGCCAGGTCTATGTGCTGCCCAATAACGATATTCTGGTGGCGGAATCCAACGGCACGCCGAAACCGACCACGCGCCCGAAACAGCTCATCATGGGCGTGGTGCAAAAGGCGTCGGGCAAGGGCGGGCCGGGCGGCAACCGCATAACGCTTTTGCGTAACGTGAACGGCAAATGGGAAAAGCATAACTTTATTGAAAATCTCAATGCGCCTTTTGGCATTCAGCTCACGGGCAATACGCTGTGGGTGGCGAACGCCGACAGCCTGATGAAATTCCCGTATCAGGAAGGGCAAACGGAGATCCGCACGCCGGGCGAAGAGGTGACTGAACTGCCGGGCGGGCCGATCAACCATCACTGGACTAAAGCGCTGCTGGCGAGCCCGGATGGCAGCAAGCTCTACGTGGGCGTCGGCTCCAACAGCAACATCACGGAAAACGGCATCGGCGCGGAGTATCGCCGCGCGGCGGTGCTGGAAGTGGACGCCGCGACCGGCGCCAGCCGTATCTACGCGAGCGGCCTGCGCAACCCGACCGGCCTTCAGTGGGAGCCTGAGAGCGGCAAGCTATGGGCGATTGTTAACGAGCGCGACGAAATCGGCTCCGATCTGGTGCCCGATTATATGACGTCGGTACAGGAGAAGGGCTTCTACGGCTGGCCGTACAGCTATTTCGGCAATCACGTCGATAAACGCGCCGAGCCGCAGCGCCCGGATCTGGTGGCGAAAACTATTAAGCCTGACTACGCCCTCGGCTCGCACGTCGCGCCGCTTGGCCTGCATTTTTATACCGGCGATAACATGCCGCAGTATCGCGGCGGGGCGTTCGTGAGCGAGCACGGCAGCTGGAACCGCTCGCCGCTCAATGGCTATCAGGTGGTGTGGGTGAAATTTGCAAACGGCAAACCGGTCGGGATGCCGCAGCCGGTCGTCACCGGTTTCCTGACGGACGATCAGAAGCAGGTGCGCGGGCTGCCGGTCGGCGTGACGCAGGATAACTCCGGCGCGCTGCTGATTGCCGACGACGCCGGTAACGCCATCTGGCGCGTGAGCGCAGCGCAGTAAAACCAGGCCGCCGCGCGCGGCCTTTTTCACATCCGGAGAGGGCGTGAAAGCGCCTGCTATACTTTTATTTCATTCATCAGCAAGGAGTTAACGATGCCGGAATCCACCCAACGCGACGGGATGCCCTATTTTCTGTTTCTCTGCGACGGCCGCGTGCTGGCGCAAAACATTGACGGCCGGATTATCGATCTCGGCGAAGCCACGAAAGAGAACGGCACGTTCGGCTGGCGGCTTGACGGCAACGATGAGCATGGCGAAGGGCTGAAAAATGCCGACGCGGTACTTGATGATATCGCCGCACATCTGGAGTTTCTCTTTATCGACGGGCAATTTACCAGCCTGCCTGATGTCTCTGACGACTACGCAGGCAGGTTAGACGACACGCCCGCGAAAGAGATCGTACTCAATGAATTAAGCGATAAAGGCGGCGACGATAACCCGCCGGCGGCGTAAAACGCGTCCAGCGAGGCCACAGAAGTTCTGTGGCCCTCAGGCTTATCCGCGGTTACTGGCGAGATCCGGAGGCGTATTATGATTCAGCGTCACGACCGAGCTGATATTATCCGGCAGGCGGCGCGCCTCTAAATAAACGGTTTGCCAGTAAGGATTATCCAAAGAGGAGCGGGTGACGCCTTTACTGGTTGAGGCGTGAATAAATTCGCCGTCAGAGTCATAAAAACCAACATGCAGCGCGCCTTTAATACGGAAGAACACCAGATCGCCCGGTCGCAGTTTATTTTTATCCACGCCTTTGCCCATCTGAATTAATTCCCGCGTGGTAACGCGCGCCATTGGCAGATTAAATCTGTCGTGCAGCGTGCGCCAGACAAAACCGGAGCAGTCGATCCCGTCGCGCTCCGTGCCGCCCCAGTGATACGGCGTGTCCTGCCAGGTGTTCATCTGGTCGTGAAGGGCGGCGATAACGGGGATCAGATCCGGCCGTTGATGGCTTGCAGAGGTATCAGGGAGCGGGGCGATGGCTTTCGGTTTTGGGGCCTTGTGGGCGCATCCTGTCAGGTAAACACAGAACAAAAGGGCGAATAAAGGTTTGGCGCGGAAATCCATATCGACTCACTGACAAAGGATAATTTCGGTTAGGTGCCGGGATTTTTACTAAAAATGCGTCTCATCTCCAGCGCTTTCTTATCCTTTACAATTACTGACACTCAGAGGAAATATTATTCTGCCAGAGATGCATTTTGGCGCAGATATTAATGAACAGAAACAACTCAATGTGAGAGAAGGGCTTTACATCGAGCCATAAATATTATTTACGGCACCGTGCAATAACGTGGCGTAATTATCCCCCGAAAGAATTAACGCTTTTATTGATAGCCAATGGTGGGTGCGCTCCGCTTACCCACCCTACGGAAGTAACAAGCCCGTAGCACGGATAAGCGGGGGCACCCGCGGGTTTAGCCAGGTATGGATGATGAATAAAGCCCGTGGCGTGGATAAGCGGAGCGCACCCGCGGGAGGCAATTATTCGTGTAACGTTCCCGCATCGCTGTTGTCATTCTGCCGCAGCGTCTCCAGCAGGCGCGCTTTGCGCTGTTCGAGTTCGCTTATCTGTTCTTCGATATCTTTCAGGCGCTGATACTGAACGGCCTGCGTTTCCGGGCAGAATGACGCGCCTTCGACCAGCAACATGCAATCGGGAAAGCTGCGGATCTCGGCCACGCTAAAACCGGTCGCGATCAGCCGCTGGATCTGGCGCACCTGGGTGATGGCCTCTTTGTCGAAATAGCGGTAGCCGTTACAGGCGCGAACGGCCGCCAGTAAGCCGTTGTTATGATAATGCCGGATAGCGCGTGCGCTCACGCCCGTCGCTCTGGCGAGCTCGCCAATAGTCAGTTGCATCATTCTCCTCATCAGGCGCTTGACTCTGACATTAATGTCAAGGTTCAGGCTAGCCAGGAATCCACAGATGAGGAAGCGAAAATGCATGCACTGCTATCCCGTACTTTAATAATCCTGCTGTTCCTGATGACTGCCGCCGCGCATGGAGCAGAGCGGCGCTATACCGTCACCGCGCCGGATGGCGTCTCGATTGCCGTGCAGGAGAGCGGCAACCCGAACGGCCCGGCGATAATTTTCATTCACGGACTGCTGGGCAGCCACCTGAACTGGCGCCGGCAAATCGCCGACCCGCGGCTGCAACGTTTCCGGTTAATCACCTTCGATCTGCGCGGCCACGGGCTATCCGGGAAACCGGACACCGATGCGGCGTATCGGGAGGGCAGGCGATGGGGAGACGATCTGGCTGCGGTAATCAGCCAGAGCCGGGCTTCGCATCCGGTGCTGGTCGGCTGGTCGCTGGGCGGCGCGGTGATTTCGGCTTATCTTGCTGAACATGGCGACAGCCGGATCGGCGGCGCGTTATACGTGGGCGGCGTGGTGGAGTTAACGCCTGCGCTGATACCGGCGCATCCGGCTATTTATCGCGACATGACGGCGGCGGATTTACAAACGCATCTCGATGGCGAACGCGAATTTTTGCGGCTCTGTTTTTATCAGCAACCCGACCGCGACATTTTTGAGCGTCTGCTGACCAACGCGGCGCTGGCGTCCTGGACCATGCAGCGTAACGTGCCGCGGATACAGGTTCCCGCCGAAAAAGCGCTGGGCGCCGCGCGCGTGCCGTTGCTGTTTATCTATGGCAGGCACGACGCGCTGGTTAACCCGGACGCCTCGCTGAAAAGAGCGAAAGCGATCAATCCGCGCATACAGTCAGAATTGTATGCACGCGCAGGACATGCGCCATTTATGGAAGACGCCGCGCGGTTTAACGCGCAACTGGAAGAGTTTGCTGATAACGCCGTAGCGCGGGTAAGCAGAGCGCACCCGCGAAAGGCAATGTAAAAAACGGTGCGCTACGTGAAATCTGAGAAAAGTGGTGAGGCTCAGGCCAGTAGATTTCGCGTAGCGCGCCGGGAGAGACTGAGAGGTTTGGGTCTCAAGCGGGTGCAGACATGCAGGGCAGGCAACGGTGCCGTCAGGCGGCCAGGGTGAATAAGCATGGTTCTGATGCCAGATTCAATTTAACTATTCTGGGTTTACGGGTGCTACATAACTAAATCTATAATCAAAAAATTTTGCAATATCCTGTATTAAAATAACTTTATTCATGAAACAATCAAAATCACACAGTTATGAACTCAGTTTGAGTTCATAACTGTGTGAAAATCGGGCCATAATTTATACAAAATTGCGATTGTTTGTTCATGAGCCTGCTTTTCTGATTTCGTGATTAATATCACATTTTTATTTAGGCCCGCTTATCGCTCAAAGCGGCCATATCAAATGGATGCATGACAGGATTGGTTAGTAGCAGGAAGAGGACGTTTGGGCATCTGGCCCACATGAACAGCGCGTCTTTGTCCGGAGCATTTGCTGATGTTGGTGACGCCTTTGAAATGCAGCGTGAACCACAGCATGGCCTGCCATTGAATACCTGCTGATTTCTAAACAACTTTATGAGGTTCGATCTGGCGGAAGAGGGCAGAAGGACGTTAAGAAAAGTGACGACTCCACTTCCCAATAAAACGGCAACCAATAATGCTGCATATGTAATCGAAGGAATCTCCCTCGTTTCTTCGTGATAGTGCCAGCATCCACGCCAGCAATGTGTTGGCCATCATCATGGCTATCTTGCCAGGAAAAGCGATAAGTAATTCTCGTTTCTGGTGACATGAAATGTGTAAAAATCACTTTTGCCGAATGAGAGTTACCGCGAGTCTGCGCTGTGGTCCGTGACGCTCTGATTCATCCGCTCTGTAAGACAGTGACTATCCCTCCGATTCATCATAAACAAGGAAAGACCATGTTCGGATTCTTTAAAAAGAAAAAACCTGACGCTGCGCCCGGGCAGGGTTCCCGACTGACGGCGCAACAGTTTATCGCGCTGACGCTGAGTGATGAAAAGCTGTCAATGCCTGTGTATCTGCCGGGGATCCGCAGTGAGGCCGAATGCGACGAACTGGGTTTATGGCCACTCATCTACATCTGGAATGTGGATCGTGCCGCTGGCACGTTCAGCCTTTCTGTTAACGGTAAAGCCATCGCCCACCTCCTTGAGCCTTTCGTGCCCCGTGAAGACCAAGCGTATGTCGAAATTCGTGATGAAGCGATGAAGGTTATCGCTGAGGCTTCAACGCAGTCCGTGCTGGCAACCATAGAGAAAACGGGCCTCATGCCCGATGTTTTGTTCGCGTACCACGCTGAGGATGTACAGCAGGAGCAGGGCTAACCGTCAGGGAGTGCGTGAGATTACGCCAGGGATTTTATTAGTCAGTCCTGTCATCCTAATGCTAAATATTCGTCAAGAAATGCTTCAGGTTGCCGAAATATACGATAAGCGTTATTCAAGAACATAACTAAAAGGATGGATCCATATGAAGAAACTGCTGCTTCTTGTTCCGCTCGTGTTTGCTGCTCCGGTACTGGCTTCTGAAGTGACGGTGGGTCAGGTTTGCAAGGCTGTTTCTGCGGCAATGTTCGGTCGTGTGACCTGCCCCCAGGATTAGATACAACCTTCAGTTAGTAATGTCAGTTGGTTTTTCTTCAAATTTCCCGTTTCGCCAGCCCGCTGCAAATTCAGCCGGCGTGAGGTAATTCAGCGATGAATGTGGTCGACACTCGTTATAATCCTGCCGCCAGTCATTAATTATTTCCCGGGCATGTAGAATATCGCTGAACCAGTGCTCATTCAGGCATTCATCCCGAAAGCGGCCATTGAAACTCTCAATAAATCCGTTTTGCGTTGGCTTGCCCGGCTGGATTAAGCGCAACTCAACACCATGTTCAAAGGCCCATTGATCGAGCGCGCGGCAGGTGAACTCCGGGCCCTGATCGGTTCTTATCGTTGCAGGATAGCCACGAAACAGCGCAATGCTGTCCAGAATACGTGTCACCTGAACGCCTGTAATCCCGA
This DNA window, taken from Cronobacter universalis NCTC 9529, encodes the following:
- a CDS encoding pentapeptide repeat-containing protein; its protein translation is MTTRIGKIWPAKTQIENESFEGEDYTGVDLNSPIFKSVTFRNCRFEKTKFSDGRLYHCNFENCVFIGVDLRNVTIGAGGGVYTNCTFTKCDFRKGYFYQPVMTGCFFDECKFKGADFKASCFEDCKFKGKLEDVIFHGKYVSDLTEGAGINTMKNIDFSLSTWKEICFDDCDLSSCTPPAGKTFDELLSPSPYHSDKNYLCSDIVE
- a CDS encoding apurinic/apyrimidinic endonuclease family protein — translated: MKLGFACKFLDSGLKQEFPFKSTTRTRFLSLGHEPRLTLLSQLAQTNLNNLYLTLEQLAQLPAALRMMRIGSDLLPLYTVPEAGPVYGEFLTDLAPLFTRCGEFARAHDIRLSFHPGQYSVLASDNPDVVDRAIEDVEYHALCAVMMGYGQQFQDFKINIHMNGKRGFEGFREAFGRLSPQAQRMLTVENDEISCSLDDVLQAQALCPIVLDIHHHWVKENAFIMPDDPRIEQIKASWRGVRPVLHYSISQEGLIPEQGYPEQSQLGIPKTKLRAHSDYYFNSTLNDWALSFTDFDIMCEVKMKNIARDRLYDYALLKGVVKAA
- a CDS encoding MFS transporter; its protein translation is MEDIYFAEVALLSGHKFLALSGFSLIAAAYGLARFSWGLQLPDVIRDIPMSPTRVGALSAASFAAYGVASVASSFCTARTGPRLPALLAGLFAIIGLIVLSQASGPLWLAVGVVFAGMSSGLVSPPMAEAVNRDVTPAQRPGVNTVINAGTGGGIILSALAVLLMPGHWREIWLLFAALAVIPTLMTWRAMPAAPAGERASLKSQLAALRRPALRPPLIIALLSGVVSAAYWSFGPLMFQSQAGMEGRDVTLLWLVTGVAGCFGVLTGVLIGRVGINNAHRLMQLLTLAAFGLLALSASCPWLCWGVAALYGFAYITLSGVLLVSGVAATGEFPAAGLGAVFLLLAIGQMAGSALFGVLLDTLSAVPALGIFGALAILALCLPAEQTPARHPDICSRKQAARR
- a CDS encoding EAL and HDOD domain-containing protein: MYSFIARQPIFDASLNTVAYELLYRDGLTNAFPPVTAEFATSQLLADHFLVTPLQRLSGKHTSFINFPYEMIVNGLAQSLPRQNVVIEILENSVPDNALFTTVREMYEQGYCFALDDFTLESEWSRFLPYISVIKFDIQSTSLEQIKAFLKAHPNLRCKLLAEKVERREELDQYLQLGFHLFQGYFYSKPELIKTKKLPEQKVFILELIREVNAARPDMAKIEKLISRDVAITYKLMRYVNNIKYQHNFHANAESLPFRSIFAFLGLYELKRFITILAVTHISDPSVSELYNVSLVYGRFCELAAHRIGGVSEDDAFIAGLFSRLDAIMDIPMDTLLEQIYVSKEVKKALLNREGVPGALVRLCEEFERADWPEVVNVAQELNLSERDIIDMTHEAVKWGDTII
- a CDS encoding DUF2231 domain-containing protein — translated: MHPHTTARSPAAAVALYELLNPIPLGFFTAAWIFDILYMKSYVQMWTDAASWLIAIGLVIAIIPRLISLGQIWPGRRHLHGPAQRLHFWLNLLAIVLAIFNAFIHSRDAYAVVPAGVILSTLVVALLLLANVQLALRQRAA
- a CDS encoding PQQ-dependent sugar dehydrogenase, with protein sequence MNNIHRLALAVSLGALLSGCDNSATLDPQKQVGPNPELPEAKNFLLPPMQVPEGVAWKEGEKPKVAQGLKIEKIADGLMHPRQVYVLPNNDILVAESNGTPKPTTRPKQLIMGVVQKASGKGGPGGNRITLLRNVNGKWEKHNFIENLNAPFGIQLTGNTLWVANADSLMKFPYQEGQTEIRTPGEEVTELPGGPINHHWTKALLASPDGSKLYVGVGSNSNITENGIGAEYRRAAVLEVDAATGASRIYASGLRNPTGLQWEPESGKLWAIVNERDEIGSDLVPDYMTSVQEKGFYGWPYSYFGNHVDKRAEPQRPDLVAKTIKPDYALGSHVAPLGLHFYTGDNMPQYRGGAFVSEHGSWNRSPLNGYQVVWVKFANGKPVGMPQPVVTGFLTDDQKQVRGLPVGVTQDNSGALLIADDAGNAIWRVSAAQ
- a CDS encoding C40 family peptidase; translated protein: MDFRAKPLFALLFCVYLTGCAHKAPKPKAIAPLPDTSASHQRPDLIPVIAALHDQMNTWQDTPYHWGGTERDGIDCSGFVWRTLHDRFNLPMARVTTRELIQMGKGVDKNKLRPGDLVFFRIKGALHVGFYDSDGEFIHASTSKGVTRSSLDNPYWQTVYLEARRLPDNISSVVTLNHNTPPDLASNRG
- a CDS encoding MerR family transcriptional regulator; the protein is MQLTIGELARATGVSARAIRHYHNNGLLAAVRACNGYRYFDKEAITQVRQIQRLIATGFSVAEIRSFPDCMLLVEGASFCPETQAVQYQRLKDIEEQISELEQRKARLLETLRQNDNSDAGTLHE
- a CDS encoding alpha/beta fold hydrolase codes for the protein MHALLSRTLIILLFLMTAAAHGAERRYTVTAPDGVSIAVQESGNPNGPAIIFIHGLLGSHLNWRRQIADPRLQRFRLITFDLRGHGLSGKPDTDAAYREGRRWGDDLAAVISQSRASHPVLVGWSLGGAVISAYLAEHGDSRIGGALYVGGVVELTPALIPAHPAIYRDMTAADLQTHLDGEREFLRLCFYQQPDRDIFERLLTNAALASWTMQRNVPRIQVPAEKALGAARVPLLFIYGRHDALVNPDASLKRAKAINPRIQSELYARAGHAPFMEDAARFNAQLEEFADNAVARVSRAHPRKAM